The Arthrobacter oryzae DNA window CGTTCCTGGGACGAGAACTACGGCGCATTCGGCGCGTTCGATGGTGCAAACCACGAACTCCACCACCCGGGCGGTCGCATCACGTTCAACTACGACCACCGGACGCGGGACATCACGCTCGTCTAGGGGTCATACCCTGCGCAGGCCCCCGCTCCTGTAGGCAGCTGACCCTGATCGGCCTAGAATCAGAGCCATCAGGGTCAGCTCCAAAGGAGCAGTGCGGCATGCACTCCGTTGAGGTTTCAGGACTGCGGATCGGCTATCGGCGTGAGGGCCAAGGCCCTCCGCTGGTGCTCCTTCATGGTGCATACGAGGACAGCCGCATCTGGCGACAGCAGCTTGAAGGGCTGTCCAAAGAGTTCACCGTCATTGCCTGGGATGCCCCGGGCTGCGGCCGTTCCGACGATCCCCCTCCCGACTTCTCCGGCCGGGAGCTTGGCGACGCGCTCGCGGGCTTCCTCCATGAGGTAGCGCCGCGAAAGCCGCACGTCCTGGGGCTCTCTTGGGGCTCTGGCGTCGCCCTGGAGCTGTACCGGGGCCACCCGAACATGGTCGCGTCCCTGTTGCTGGTCTCGGCCTACGCAGGCTGGGCCGGTTCGCTTGCCCCGGAGGAAGTGGAGCGGCGCTACGCTCAGATCCAGGCCGAACTCGACCAGCCCCCGGAGCAATTCATCCCCGCATGGCTGCCCACGCTGTTCACGGCGCGGGCCGATCCTGCCGTCGTCGATGAAGCCAGCGCCATCATGGCCGACTTCCACCCCGCCGGCATGCGGGCCTTGCTGAATGCCAGCGGACATGCCGACTACCGCGACGTGCTTCCCACCATCAGCGTGCCCACACTGCTGCTCTACGGGGAAGAGGACGTGCGGTCACCGCTGGCGGTGGCGGAAGAAATGCACCGCCAGATTCCCGGTTCAGAGCTCGTGGTGATTCCCGACGTCGGCCATCTGGCCGCCGCCGAGACGCCCGAGGCGTTCAACGCCGAAGTCCGCCGGTTCCTGCACAGCATCGGCGATTGAAGCCCCCGGAAGCCTGCAATCCTAGAACCGTGTGGGGTCCGGATTCGGGGCAGGCGGCACGGGCGGCATTGGGCCGGGGTCCGGAATCGGCAGCGGCCCGGGCGCCGGCGACGGTTCCGGACCGGGGTGCGGCGGGCGCGGCTCTGTAGGGTCCGGCCTGTTAGGCGGAAACGGGTTGTCCGGGTCCGGCGGTCCGGTGGGTCCGGGTTCCGGCGGAAACGGATCCGGCTCGGGCAGCGGTGGGATAGTCATGATGCTCTCCTTGCTTCGCTGGTGTTTGGATAAAAGCTCAGCTGTTGTGTTGCCGGCGGAAGACCTTCAGCTCCCAGGGGCGCAGCGATATGGCAGCGTGTGACCCTGCTCCGTCGACCGGATAGTTTCCCAGGATCAGCTCGGCCGGGTAGTGGCCCAGTTCCGGTTCATCCGCGCCGGCTTCGGTGTCACCCCAGCCGCCGCCGTCGAGCTCCACGGTCCGGTCTTCGCCGGAGAAGTTGCCCAAAACCAGCAGCTGGACGCCCGGCGTCGCGTCGGGTCCCGGCAGCGACCGCCGGAAGGCGTAGACGTGCTCATCGTCGGGCAGCAGCATGGTGAAATCGCCTTCCGCCACCACGGGCTCGGCGTGCCGCAGGGCGATGACCTGGCGGTAGAAGCTGAACACTGAGTCCGGATTGTCTTCCTGCTCCGCGGCGTTGATGTGGCTGGTGTTCGGGTTGACGGCAATCCACGGGGCGCCGGTGGTGAAGCCCCCGTGCCGGGTGGCGTCCCACTGCACCGGGGTGCGGGCATTGTCCCGGTTCAGGGGCGCCAGGGCGGCCAGGACGTCGGCGTCGGTGTGGCCCATGTGCGTGGTGGCCTCGCGGTGGTGGTTGAGTACCTCGATGTCGCGGTAGTCGCTGATGGCCCCGAAACTCATGTTCGTCATGCCAAGTTCCTCGCCCTGGTACACGTACGGGGTGCCGCGGTGCAGGTGCAGGATGCCGGCCAGCATCTTGGCGGAGAGTTCGCGGTGCTGCCCGTCATCGCCAAAGCGGGACACGGCACGGGCCTGGTCGTGGTTGCCCCAGTAGAGGCTGTTCCAGCCGCGCTCAGCCAGTGCTTCCTGCCAGCGGCCGAGGGACTGCTTCAGGTCGGTAAGCCGGAGCTTCCTGGGCCGCCATTTGTTGCCGTCCTCCTGGTCCAGGGCCACGTGCTCGAACTGGAACACCATGTCCACCTCGCGCTGGGCGGGGTCCGTGAACAGGACTGCGTCCTCCACCGTGACGCCGGGCATCTCGCCTACGGTCAGCAGCGGCTTGTCCCGGCCGGCGAAGACCTCGAGGTGCATTTCGTGCAGGAACTCGTGGATCCGCGGTCCGGACATGAAGTGCGGGCTGCCGTCGCCGAACAGCATGCCGTCCGCCCGCGGCCCGTCCGGAAGTGCGGTGTCCTTGGAAATGAAGTTGATGACGTCCATCCGGAAGCCGTCCACACCGCGGTCCAGCCACCAGTTCATCATGTCGTAGACGGCGGCGCGGACCTCCGGGTTTTCCCAGTTCAGGTCCGGCTGCTTCCGGGAGAACAGGTGGAGGTAGTACTCCCCGGTTGCCTGGTCGAACTCCCAGGCCGGGCCGGAAAACGCCGAGCCCCAGTTGTTGGGTTCCGCGCCGGTGGCAGCTACCGGGCCCGTGGAGGCATCGGCGCCGGCTCCCGGGCTCTCGCGGGGCGGCCGCCACCAGTACCAGTCGCGCTTGGGGTTGTCCTTGGACGAACGCGATTCCACGAACCACGGGTGCTCGTCCGAAGTGTGGTTGACCACCAGGTCCATCACGAGTTTCATGCCCCGCGAGTGCAGCCCGTCGGTCAGTGCCTGCAGGTCGGCCAGGGTGCCGAAAATGGGGTCCACATCGCGGTAGTTGCTGATGTCGTAGCCGTTGTCGTCCTGCGGCGAGGTGTAGATGGGGGAAAGCCAGACGACGTCGACGCCCAGCTTCTGGAGGTAGTCCAGCTTGCTGATGATGCCGGGAAGGTCGCCGATGCCGTCGCCGTCGGAGTCCGCGAAACTGCGCGGGTAGATCTGGTAGACCACCGCTTTGTGGAACCACCCGGGGTCCGTGGTCACCTCGTCGTCGTTGTCCTCGGCAGCGCTGACAGGGGGTTCCGTTGCGGGGTCCGCGTGGGTGGTCATGGCCTGGTCTCCTCAGTTGCTTGCGGCTGGTCTGATGGTGGGGCTCGGTTCGATTATTGTTCAGATCCGCCGGGCAGGAAAGGGCCCGTCCCGGCCGTGGAGGAACGGTGGCGGTGGAGTGCAGGGGGCGGCTAATTCCGTGCGGAGAGTGTTTTGTCGCGGTCCTCGAAGACTTCCTCGCCGGGGCCGGTGAAGGCGCGGGAGCGCTGGATTGCTTCGATGGAGCCGGTGAAGAGCTGGGAGTCCTGCGGACCGGCTGGCTGCCGGGACTCCGCAGCAGGCTGCCGGGACGTTCCCCGGGCGGGCGCGGGCTGCACGGGTTCCCAGCGCACGTGCGGCAGCGACTCCGGGTGGCCCTGCTGCAGGAAGGTGACCATGGCCTCGCGGATGAGGCAGCGCAGGTCGAACAGGGCGGCGCTGTCGGCTGCGCTCACCAGGATCCGCACCCGGACGTAGCCGTTGGTGGCATCCGTGATCTGCAGGATTCCCACGCGTTCATCCCAGAGTTCCGTTCCGTCGAGAACGGTCCGCAGTTCGCTGCGCATCTCCTCGATGGGCGCGCGCCAGTCGAGGTCGAACTCAACGGTGCCCATCACCTCGGACTGGCGGCGGGTCCAGTTCTCGAACGGCGTGGTGGTGAAGTAGGTGGAGGGCAGGATGAGCCGGCGGTCGTCCCAGATGTGGACCACCACGTAGGTCAGGGTGATCTCCTCGATCCGGCCCCACTCTTTCTGCACCACCACCACGTCGTCCACGCGGATGGCGTCGGTGAAGGCCAGCTGCATGCCGGCGAACACGTTCACCAGCGACGTCTGGGCGGCGAGGCCTGCCACGATGGAGATCACGCCCGCGGAGGCCAGCAGCCCGGCGCCAAGCGCCTGGATCGCGGGGAAGGTCAGCATGACGCTGCCCACCGCAAGCACCACGACGAGGGCCACGGCGATCCGGCGGGCCAGGATCATCTGGGTCCGCAGGCGCCGGGCACGGCGGTTGTCTGCCACGTCCACGCTGTAGCGGCTGAGGACTAGGGCCTCCACGATCAGCAGCACCGCCACCGCGAGCCAGGCAAGGGAGGCCATGAGGGCAATCAGCAGGAGATGGTCGACGGCGGCTCGCCACCCGCCGTCGTCCATGGTCAGCGCCAGTGCGATGCGGACGCCGATCAGGCAGAGGGCAAGGCGCAACGGAAGCCGGGCCACGCGGGAGGTGGCCTGGAGTTCGGGGCGGCGGCGGTTAAGCCGGAGCACCGTCTTGCGGATCAGCCAGGAGAGGACCAGTCCTGCCGCTACCGCGAGAGCCATGGCCAGGAAGGGCATTGCCGGGATGAGGAATTCTTGCATTGGTTAAGCTCTATCAAGCTTCGGGGAAGGGCTGAAATCACGTCGGCCATCGGCGCACCGGTAACATTTGGACATCGATTGGATTTATTCCTTGGGCGGCGGCCCGTGCCAGTCCAGAATTGAGGAATTATTCGCGGTCTCATGAAATTCAGGAGAACAGATGCACCGCTCAGCACCCTCGGCCATCACAGTATCAGGGGCCATCTGCCTCGCGTTCCTGCTGTCAGCCTGCGGCCCGTCCGCCTCGTCACCGTCGACGAGTTCCCCGGACGCCACCGCCACCTCAACCCCTTCGCCCACCGCCACCTCCACAACTTCGGCTTCGGCCACCGCCTCGCCCTCGTCCTCAACCGAGGCGGGCTGGAAGTCCTACACCACGACGGACGGCCTGACCTTCGACTACCCGGAAGACTGGAAGATCACGGACAAGGCGGCAGATGCAGCACCCGGGGGCGTGTTCCTGAACATCACGAACGCCAACGGCAAGAACCTGGCGGACCTCCGGACGAACATGGTCACCGGGGCCGAATGCACTGTGAAGCAGTCGTACGGCGTGTACGAAACGCAGCCCCTGCCGGCACTGGAACAAAACGGAACCGTACCCCGGTATGTTTTCGAGACCCGGACAGACACCACCGCCACCGATCCGAAGCTCATGACCATGTTCGCGTACGGCATCACCGCGGCACCTGAACCCTCCGGAACGGAAGCGTGCCCCGTTTTCCACTTCTTCAACTGGCCGCCCAGCGGTGCGATGTTCGGCGGCGTCTACGATCCCTTTGACACCACTCCCGGTAATGAGATGCACGTGGATACTCCGGAGGTCTACATGGGCACGCAGGAGTACAAGAACATCAAGAAGATGATCACCTCGTTGAAGCCCGCCTAGATATCCAGGGTTACGTCGCAAAGGTTGCGCACCGCGGACTGTCCGCGGTGCGCAACGTTTTGGCGGCAAATTCCTCCGCTGCCGGGCGAGTCGTTTCGGGACCGGGCCACAATGAAGTCCTCAGCTCTTTGGGGAGGATTGCATGCGCCGATCAACGATGCCCGGCTATGGATCATCTGAACCGGCACGACCCTGGGCAGCGGCGGCTGCCGCTGCCTGCCTTGCGGTACTCCTGGCAGCCTGCGGGTCGCCTCCCGCACCACCGGATGCGGGATCGGCGACTGCCAGTGCGTCCACCGCTTCGGACGGCGCCACGGCGGACGGAACGGCGACCGGAACGGCGGACGGAACAGCCTCTGACCCGGTGACCGGAACTGCCGTCCCGCCCAGCGCGACGGCGGGCGCCGCGCCGGGTGAACCGCCGCCGTCGGCCTCGTCCCCGAGCCGGCTGCCGTCGCCTACGGCGTCCGGCTGGAAGACGTTCACGACGCCGGACGGTGACCTGACGTTCGACTATCCGGGGGAGTGGACCATCAAGGATCCGCGCGGAAAATCACCGCTCGGCGGAGCGTTCGCGGAGGTTGTGAACGCGGCAGGAAAGACGATGGCGGTCCTGGAGACCAGGATTGTGACCGGTTCGGAGTGCGTGCAGAAGTACCCGTTTGCGGTGCTGGATTCCGAACCCATGGCCGGCCTGGCTGAGAAGGGCGTAGCGGACGACAATGCGCCGCGGTTCATGTTCGAGACGCGTGGGGACGCCCTGGCCGCCGCCCGGACGGCTGAAACCATTGCGGCCTACGGCATCACGATGATCCCGGAGGAGGCCGGGACGCTGGCGTGTCCCATTTTCCTGCTGTTCCGCTGGCCGCCCAGCGGGGCGATGTTCGGCGCCGGTTATGACCCCGCAAACAATGCCACGCCGGGGAATCCGTCGCTGCCGTACTGGGAGAGGGCCAAGCTGTATGCGGAGACGGGAGAGTACCGGAACATCCGGCGGATGATCACCTCGCTGCGTCCCGCGCGGTAGCTGATGGCGCCTTAATCTGGCTCCTTGACTGGCCCAGTGCGCCCGCGCAGACTCGAATCAGGACGCAGTCCGATCTGTCGGAGTTCTGATGTACGCACTGGGGAAGCAGCGGCTCGCGAGCGGTGCGCAGGCAATGGCATCCGCCCTGATGGCGGCGTGCGTGGCGGTGTGCGTAGCGCTGGTTGTCGTGCTGGGGCTGGCCGCGTGCACGCCGGTCCCGAATGGGCCCGGCCCGACTTTCACCGCCACGACAGCCACACCCACCACGCCGTTGTCCACCGGACAGCCGACTGTCACGTGGTCCACCGCGACCCGACCCCTTCCCGGTGAGAGCGGCCCTCAGGGCAGCAAGCCCGGCGCCGGCCCAACCCCCGCTGTTATCGAACGGGCCAGGCGTGCCAAGGAAATCCTGGAAACGTGCCTTCAGGGTGAGCTGACGTTCCGGCCGCCGTCGCCCATGCGGCAGGGCGAGACCAGGGAGTTCGTCCTGCACGTCACCCTGGGCGATCCCGGGGAGGGCCACGAGAAGAACATCCCCGGACCCAATCCGGTGCAGACCCGTGAACCGATTGTGTGCGAGGAGATGCGGGCGGATCTGTCCGGCCCGGGCATGACCATTGAGCGGGCGGGAAATCCGAGCGGTGAGATGCTGGTGCCGGTGGAAGGCGTGGCGGAGTGGCGCTGGTGGATTACGCCCAAGGAGTCGGGGCGGAAGACCATGACCCTGCAACTGTTCGCCACCGCGGAGGAGGGGCCGGACCTGAGCCTGGAGACGTTCCGGGAGGACATCCAGGTGGAGATTGAACTGGGCTATGTGCTGAATGCGCTCGTGAAGGACTGGGCGCAGCCGCTTGGCCTGACCATCCCGGTGCTGATCGGTGCCATTGGTGCCCTCCTCGTGTGGTCGCGGTCCAAGCGCCGCAAGGCCAAGCACGCCGCCAACACAACCCCTTGAAACCCCGGGCCACCGCACTACATTGGAACCATGGCTCATGCAGCAGACCAGAACCCGGAACGGGACCCGGCCCAGGACGCAGGGCCGGACGTCCGCTTGCGCGCCCGGGTGGAGGGCGTGGTCCAGGCGGTGGGGTTCCGGTACTGGACCGTGCGGAAGGCTGAGGAACTCTCGTTGACCGGAACGGTGCGGAACGACGACGACGGTACGGTCGCCGTCGTCGTCGAAGGTCCGCAGGCGGTGGTGCTGGAGTTCCGCCGCTGGCTGTGGTCCAGTGACACGCCGGGGCGCGTGGATCACGTGGAGGAGTCGGTGTCGCCGGCGACCGGGGAGTTCAGCAGCTTCGACGTCGTGTATTGAGCCGGACCGATGCCCTGCCGGACTCAACCCTCGGACCGCGCTCCGGCCGCCGCTGCTAGGAGCGGCCCTCCCGCTGCAGCGCCGCGTCGTGCTCGGCGTGGGCCTGCTTGAGCAGGTCCATGAACTCGGTCTCGTCGCGGATGAGCCGCTTGTACTTCTCGGGGAGCTTCCTGAGCTCGGCTTCCTCGCGCACCATCTTGTTGAAGATTTCCTCGCGCTCTGCGATGCCCGTCTCGTAGTTCAGGTCCACGTACTCCGTGGCGTGCCGCTTGGCGCCGGAGACCATGTTCTTCGCCTTGCCCTTGGGGCTGTAGATCGAGGCGAGGACCGTGACCACCAGGACGCCGATAATCACGGACAGCGACAGGCCGGTGCTGATCTCGATGACGGTCACGTGTTCGCCGCCGTTGATGAACGGCAGGTTGTTCTCGTGCAGTGCGTGCAGGATGAGCTTCACGCCGATGAAGCCGAGGATCGCGGCCAGGCCGTAGGAGAGGTAGATCAGGCGGTCCAGCAGTTCGTCGATGAGGAAGAACAGTTGGCGCAAGCCCATGAGGGAGAACGCGGTGGCGGTGAAGACGATGAAAACGTTCTGGGTGAGGCCGAAGATGGCGGGGATGGAGTCAAGGGCGAACAGGATGTCGGTTCCGCCGATGGCCACCATCACCAGGAGCATGGGGGTCAGGACGCGTTTGCCGTTTTCCACGGTGAAGAGCTTGTCGCCGTCGTAGTGCTGCGACGCCGGGAGGAACTTCCTGGCGAGCCGGACCACCAGACCTTCGGACTCGTCGTCGTGCGAATTGGGCCGGAGCAGGTTGCCGGCGGTGATCAGCAGGATGAGACCGAAGATGTAGAACACCCAGGCGAAGCTGTTGATCAGTGCAGCGCCGAGGAAGATGAAGCCGGTGCGGGCGATCAGGGAAAAGACGATGCCGAACAGGAGCACTTTTTGCTGGTCGGCGCGCGGAACCTTGAAGCTGGCCATGATGATCAGGAACACGAATAGGTTGTCCACGGACAGGGCCTTTTCGGTGACGTAGCCGGCGAAGTATTCCGTGCCCATGGTGGGGCCGCCGAACACCAGGACGCCGATTCCGAAGACCAGCGCGATTCCCACGTAGATCGCTGACCACGTGGCCGATTCCCTGAGCTTCGGTGAGTGCGCCTTCCGGACGTGGAAAAAGAAGTCGAAGGCCAGCAGGCCCACGATGCCGATGACGGTCAGAATCCATACGTAAAGGGGGACCTGCATGCTGCGTGCCTTCCGGTCGGTGGGTTGCTATCAACCCTACCGGGCGGCGCTTACCGGGTGCCTGCTACTGGGCGGTGTCTGCCCAGCCGGTGCTGGACGGGCCGCCGTCGGCTCCGTCCTCGCACAACCTGAGGGCGACGTCGGCGGCCTGGGCAATTGCTGCGGCGGACGCCTCCTTGGACCCGGCGCTGCCGGTGCCTCCGCTGGTGCCCGCAGCGAGTCCGGCCGCGTAGCCCACCATGAGCGTGGTGATGGGCGCTGCAGCGTGCGTGACCGACCGTGAGGACTCGCCGGCCAGGTCGAGGATGAGTTCCCGGTCAAAATCGAGGTCCAGGAGCTGCAGGGCCTGCGCCAGCCGGTGGCTCCATTGGTCCAGGATCTGTGCTTCGTCTTCGGTGGCGGCCATGTTCTCTCCTAAGTCGTATGTACGGTCAGAAATAACGGCAGATGCCTTGAGGTTAGGCTGTAGCAAGAGCCGCTATCAAGGAGAATCCGATGACTGATGTGACTATCCGCCATAATCCGGAGCGCGAGCGCTTTGAAGTGCTCGTGGCCGGCAATGTGATCGGCAAGGCCGCGTACAAAACGTACGACGCCGGCGACTCGCCGCAGCGGATTTTCTATCACACGGTGATCAACGAGGAATTCGGCGGCCAGGGCCTTGCCGGCAAGCTTGCCACTGCGGCCCTGGACGCGACGGTGGCCGACGGCCTGGCCATTGTGCCGGTGTGCCCGTACATCAAGAAGTTCCTGACCACGCATCCGGAGTACGCCGGCAGCACCGCCGCCATCACGCCGGCCCACCTTGAGTTCCTCAGCGGGGCGCTGGCTGCGCGGGCACGGGCTTAATCCGGGGCGTCATCAGGGCTCGGCTACCAGCCCGGCTGACCGGCCCGGGAAGAAACGAAGAAGCGCGCCGGTTAGCGGGGACCGGCGCGCGCCAGCCAGAAGCGAAAGCTGAGGGATGACATGGCGGACACTGTTGAGGCCGTCCTCCACGACGGCTCGAGCATCACCGTCACCATGCAAGGGGACGGGCCGGCGTTGCTCTTGCCTGTCCGGCTGGAGCCATATCCCCGCGCAGAGGCCGGGACCATCCGCAAATGGGGTGGCGACCCGGACTTGGGGCCCGCCCTGGTCCGAGTGCTGTCCGGGTCAAACAGGGTGATCGCGGCTGACTATGAAGGCCACAGGATGGCCCATCCGGCGGCGGATACGCTCAGCCCGGACAACCTTGCCGCCGATCTCCTGGCCATTGCAGACGCTGCCGGAGCCGACGTCTTCGGCTACTACGGCTACTCCTGGCTGGCGTTGAGCGGCCTTCAGCTCTCACTCCGCACGGACCGTCTCCGTGCCCTGGCCATGGGCGGTTTTCCGCCCGTGGAAGGACCCTACCGGAGCATGCTGGCGGTCACCCGCGCCGCGCACGCCATGTCCGGCCAGGAGCCTGGCCCTTCGGCCGCTCCTGTCGCCGACGCCGAACCCGGGGACTGGGACAGCGTCTCCGTGCAGACAACGGAGGCGCAAACACGCCAGTTCGTCACCCTCTATGAAGCGCTTCAAGGTTTCGACGACGTCACCGCCGCAGTTCCGCGCGGGTTGCCGAGGCTTGCCTTTGCCGGCGCGGACGACCACATTGACTACAGTCCCCAATGGGGCGGAGTCCAAGTGCAGATCGGTGAACCGTTGGCCCGACACCAGGAAGAACTGATCGCCGCCGGGTGGGATGTCCAGGTCCTTCCCGGGCTGGACCACCTCGGGGCCATGCACAGCTCCGTGGCGCTGCCCCTTTTGACCGGCTGGTTGCGGAAGGTCGGCTGGGTGAGGCAACAGGCGGCTGGCTAGGCTGGAAGGATGGATTACCGAATTCGTCGGGCCACTCCCGGGGACGCCGATGCCATAGTGCGCATGCACACCCTGGCCCACGAGGAGTGCTACGCGCACCAGTTGTCGACGGACTTCTTCCGTTTCCGCAGGGCCAGCATTCCCGAGCGTGTTGAACAGCGTCGATCCTTCCTGGCGAGCCCTGACCCGAGGATTGTTGCGCTGGACTCCGGCGATGAAGTGGTGGGATTCGCCGACGCGGGTCCGGGCCTTGAAGCGGACCCGCCCGAACAGTTGGAGCTGTATGCGATCTACACCCTCCGACGCACGTACGGCAGCGGCCTTGGCGCAGCCCTGCTGCATGCCGCCGTCGGCGATTCCCCGGCGTACCTCTGGTTGCTCGAGGACAATCCCCGGGCGCTGGCCTTCTACCTCAAACATGGCTTCCGGCCCGACGGCACACACAAACTGCTTCCGCCTGAATGGGAGGAGCTGCCCGTGATCCGGATGGTCCGGTCAGCCAAGCCGTAGGTTAGTCCGCCCGATTGCCAGGCTCCGCCTGATCACGGAGCCCCGCTGACTCCTCGGGTGCCGCCGTCGCCTCGGGTGCCGCGTCCGCGTCAGGTTCCCAGCGCAGCAGGTCGCCGGGCTGGCAGTCCAGCACCTCGCACAACGCCTCCAGGGTGGTGAAGCGCACCGCCTTGGCCCGGCCGTTCTTGAGCACCGCCAGGTTGGCGGGCGTGATCCCGACCCGGTCCGCCAGCGCGCCGACGGGCATCTTCCGCTTGGCCAGCATCACGTCGATGTCAACGACGATCGGCATCAGATCACCACGTCCAGTTCGTCCTGCAGGTGCCGGGCTTCAGCGTCGCGCGCCACCGCCTGTGCCAGCAGCATGCGCAGTACGACGACGACGAGCGCCACTCCGGCGATCAGCACACCGGCGCCGCCAATGAGCAGGACAACGCCGGGGGCAACGGATTCACCCGGTGCGAGGACGACGCCGAGACCGAAGGTCAGCAGGGAGGCCGCCGCAATGGCGCCGGTCACCACGTCAACGTTACGGAAGGCGGCGTGCGAGAACACTGTTCCCCGCCGCACCATGGTGAGCAGTCGCCAGACACACACCATGGTGACCTGGACGGTGACGATGCCCAGCAGGACGATCACGATGACCGGAACGCTCACGCCGGCTATGCCGGGGCCCATGTCCTCGTTCAGGTCGCGGGCCAGCAGGGGAACCATCACCGCCTGCACAAAAACTGAACCGGCAATGCCCATCGCGAGGACAATGCGCAGCGCGAGGACGGTGAGCTTTCCCATGAGGTCTCCTATGGTGTCGAATAACAGTTAGATACTATCGATAGTCGATAGGTTGAGCAACGTGGTTGGTGCCTCGGACTTTTAGGGTTGGCTCATCCGAACGCTGGCCGTGCCCGATGACCTGGCCCCATGACCTGGCCCGATGGCCGTGGTAGCGTGCCGGGCATGGCCGTGGACCCTTCCCTGCTCAATTGGCTGCTCGACTCAGACCCCGCGCTGCGCTGGCAGGTCGAGCGCGCCACGGACCCGGGGTAGCCATGGACCGCTACGACGTGGACGCTAAACACTCTCCGCGACTGGGGCCTCGATGCGGCTGCCCTCGCGGGAACCGCCGAGCTGCTTGCCGCGAATAGCCGCTGGGAGTACGACGACCTCCCGTTCTGGGGCGGCGAGGTGGACTGCTGCATCAATGGGTACACGCTCGCTAACGGGGCGTGGCTCGGGGCGGACGTCTCCGGAATCGCCCGGTGGTTCCTCGACCACCGCATGGCCGACGGCGGCTGGAACTGCGAGTGGGTGGAAGGCTCCACACGGTCC harbors:
- a CDS encoding alpha/beta fold hydrolase, translating into MHSVEVSGLRIGYRREGQGPPLVLLHGAYEDSRIWRQQLEGLSKEFTVIAWDAPGCGRSDDPPPDFSGRELGDALAGFLHEVAPRKPHVLGLSWGSGVALELYRGHPNMVASLLLVSAYAGWAGSLAPEEVERRYAQIQAELDQPPEQFIPAWLPTLFTARADPAVVDEASAIMADFHPAGMRALLNASGHADYRDVLPTISVPTLLLYGEEDVRSPLAVAEEMHRQIPGSELVVIPDVGHLAAAETPEAFNAEVRRFLHSIGD
- a CDS encoding glycoside hydrolase family 13 protein is translated as MTTHADPATEPPVSAAEDNDDEVTTDPGWFHKAVVYQIYPRSFADSDGDGIGDLPGIISKLDYLQKLGVDVVWLSPIYTSPQDDNGYDISNYRDVDPIFGTLADLQALTDGLHSRGMKLVMDLVVNHTSDEHPWFVESRSSKDNPKRDWYWWRPPRESPGAGADASTGPVAATGAEPNNWGSAFSGPAWEFDQATGEYYLHLFSRKQPDLNWENPEVRAAVYDMMNWWLDRGVDGFRMDVINFISKDTALPDGPRADGMLFGDGSPHFMSGPRIHEFLHEMHLEVFAGRDKPLLTVGEMPGVTVEDAVLFTDPAQREVDMVFQFEHVALDQEDGNKWRPRKLRLTDLKQSLGRWQEALAERGWNSLYWGNHDQARAVSRFGDDGQHRELSAKMLAGILHLHRGTPYVYQGEELGMTNMSFGAISDYRDIEVLNHHREATTHMGHTDADVLAALAPLNRDNARTPVQWDATRHGGFTTGAPWIAVNPNTSHINAAEQEDNPDSVFSFYRQVIALRHAEPVVAEGDFTMLLPDDEHVYAFRRSLPGPDATPGVQLLVLGNFSGEDRTVELDGGGWGDTEAGADEPELGHYPAELILGNYPVDGAGSHAAISLRPWELKVFRRQHNS
- a CDS encoding mechanosensitive ion channel family protein; protein product: MQEFLIPAMPFLAMALAVAAGLVLSWLIRKTVLRLNRRRPELQATSRVARLPLRLALCLIGVRIALALTMDDGGWRAAVDHLLLIALMASLAWLAVAVLLIVEALVLSRYSVDVADNRRARRLRTQMILARRIAVALVVVLAVGSVMLTFPAIQALGAGLLASAGVISIVAGLAAQTSLVNVFAGMQLAFTDAIRVDDVVVVQKEWGRIEEITLTYVVVHIWDDRRLILPSTYFTTTPFENWTRRQSEVMGTVEFDLDWRAPIEEMRSELRTVLDGTELWDERVGILQITDATNGYVRVRILVSAADSAALFDLRCLIREAMVTFLQQGHPESLPHVRWEPVQPAPARGTSRQPAAESRQPAGPQDSQLFTGSIEAIQRSRAFTGPGEEVFEDRDKTLSARN
- a CDS encoding acylphosphatase, producing MAHAADQNPERDPAQDAGPDVRLRARVEGVVQAVGFRYWTVRKAEELSLTGTVRNDDDGTVAVVVEGPQAVVLEFRRWLWSSDTPGRVDHVEESVSPATGEFSSFDVVY
- a CDS encoding TerC family protein gives rise to the protein MQVPLYVWILTVIGIVGLLAFDFFFHVRKAHSPKLRESATWSAIYVGIALVFGIGVLVFGGPTMGTEYFAGYVTEKALSVDNLFVFLIIMASFKVPRADQQKVLLFGIVFSLIARTGFIFLGAALINSFAWVFYIFGLILLITAGNLLRPNSHDDESEGLVVRLARKFLPASQHYDGDKLFTVENGKRVLTPMLLVMVAIGGTDILFALDSIPAIFGLTQNVFIVFTATAFSLMGLRQLFFLIDELLDRLIYLSYGLAAILGFIGVKLILHALHENNLPFINGGEHVTVIEISTGLSLSVIIGVLVVTVLASIYSPKGKAKNMVSGAKRHATEYVDLNYETGIAEREEIFNKMVREEAELRKLPEKYKRLIRDETEFMDLLKQAHAEHDAALQREGRS
- a CDS encoding DUF6457 domain-containing protein, encoding MAATEDEAQILDQWSHRLAQALQLLDLDFDRELILDLAGESSRSVTHAAAPITTLMVGYAAGLAAGTSGGTGSAGSKEASAAAIAQAADVALRLCEDGADGGPSSTGWADTAQ
- a CDS encoding GNAT family N-acetyltransferase, with amino-acid sequence MTDVTIRHNPERERFEVLVAGNVIGKAAYKTYDAGDSPQRIFYHTVINEEFGGQGLAGKLATAALDATVADGLAIVPVCPYIKKFLTTHPEYAGSTAAITPAHLEFLSGALAARARA
- a CDS encoding alpha/beta hydrolase, with the translated sequence MADTVEAVLHDGSSITVTMQGDGPALLLPVRLEPYPRAEAGTIRKWGGDPDLGPALVRVLSGSNRVIAADYEGHRMAHPAADTLSPDNLAADLLAIADAAGADVFGYYGYSWLALSGLQLSLRTDRLRALAMGGFPPVEGPYRSMLAVTRAAHAMSGQEPGPSAAPVADAEPGDWDSVSVQTTEAQTRQFVTLYEALQGFDDVTAAVPRGLPRLAFAGADDHIDYSPQWGGVQVQIGEPLARHQEELIAAGWDVQVLPGLDHLGAMHSSVALPLLTGWLRKVGWVRQQAAG
- a CDS encoding GNAT family N-acetyltransferase, with the translated sequence MDYRIRRATPGDADAIVRMHTLAHEECYAHQLSTDFFRFRRASIPERVEQRRSFLASPDPRIVALDSGDEVVGFADAGPGLEADPPEQLELYAIYTLRRTYGSGLGAALLHAAVGDSPAYLWLLEDNPRALAFYLKHGFRPDGTHKLLPPEWEELPVIRMVRSAKP
- a CDS encoding helix-turn-helix domain-containing protein, whose amino-acid sequence is MPIVVDIDVMLAKRKMPVGALADRVGITPANLAVLKNGRAKAVRFTTLEALCEVLDCQPGDLLRWEPDADAAPEATAAPEESAGLRDQAEPGNRAD
- a CDS encoding DUF2975 domain-containing protein, translated to MGKLTVLALRIVLAMGIAGSVFVQAVMVPLLARDLNEDMGPGIAGVSVPVIVIVLLGIVTVQVTMVCVWRLLTMVRRGTVFSHAAFRNVDVVTGAIAAASLLTFGLGVVLAPGESVAPGVVLLIGGAGVLIAGVALVVVVLRMLLAQAVARDAEARHLQDELDVVI